The nucleotide window TCTAAGTTTGTAGCGCCGCCAGATGTAGCACCTCATGCTACCGGTGGAGCAATTGATGTCACTATCCTCGACTCAGATAATAGACAAATCGAGATGGGCACACGGGTGGATGACGAACCCAGCCGTGTGGAGTATGCAACGTACACATATGCAAATAACATCTCCCATGAAGCCAAAAGAAACAGAAAAATCTTGGTAGATGCCATGGAAGGTGCGGGATTCATAAATTATCCTACCGAATGGTGGCATTGGTCCTATGGTGACAAATATTGGGCATTTCTGACCAAGCAAAAGAATGCAATTTTCGATTTCACAGATCCACAACCCCTACACAACAAAGACCTGAGCACCATCGGCAGAGCTAGAAGAAGATCGCATTAACCAAATTAAACCGACCGCGTGTGCCGCGGCTAGGGATGATAGAAACACTTGACACACATTGATACTGCATATGGTGTCAAGAAGTGATTGTTGTTGATACGAATGTGATTTACTCTGCCCTCAGATCTAGTCTCGGCGCCTCTTACATTCTTCTTGACTCCATATCTGAGGGCAAAGTCGATTACGCGGTATCAGCCGCCCTAGTATTCGAATACGAGGACGTCCTAAAACGTCCAAGTAACGGACTGGTTTTCACCGATTTTGAGATTGATGAGTTCTTAGATTCGATCATCTCGCTGAGCCATCGGTTCTCTCCTTATTTTCTATGGAGGCCCTTCCTCAAAGACCGGAAAGATGATATGGTTCTAGAGTTGGCAACTGTATCGAATTCAGAATTCATCGTCACATTTAACATCAAAGACTTTACAGGTTCAAAGAACCTCGGAGTAACCGCTATAACACCCTATGAATTTATCAGAAAGGAGAAGCTATTATGAGTTCATTAAGCCTCAGGCTGCCTGATTCGCTTCATCGGCACATCAAGGAATTTTCGGAGAGAGAGGGAGTATCAATCAATCAATTCATCTCTACAGCTGTGGCAGAAAAAATGTCTGCACTTTCAACAGAAAGTTATCTCGAGGAACGAGCTAAACGAGGGAATGGAGCGAAACTCAAGAAGCTCTTGCAGAAAGTCCCTTCGGCAGAGCCAGAGAAAGAAGATCGCATTAACTAAATTAAACCGAGCGCGTGTGCCGCGGCCAGAGATGATGCAGTCTCACAGCGCAGGACACGTTCACCTAGATGAACGAGCTTCCATCCGGCATCGCGGAATATGTCGCGCTCGCGTATGGTCCACCCGCGTTCTGAACCGATAGCGAATACGGGAATATTGGACCAAGGGTAGGCTTTGAGAGGAATTTCTGCTTCGTAATTGTCGAGCACTGCACCGGTGTTGTCCGAAACTTGAGCCAAGGCCATTTCAAGAGAGTCTACGAGGATGACCTCAGGTAAATACGTGCAGAAGGCTTGCTCGATGCCATCACGGACATGGCGTTGCCATTGATTGTCTGTCCAAAGTTTGCTCATGGCATAACTCTTCTCCCCGCGGTCAGACTGAAAAAAAAGCATACGACTTACGCCTAGTGTCGCCAAATTATTGAGTTGTTTCTGGACTGTCTGTGGGCGCGATAACCCAAGCAGAGCGGTGACGGATCGTGGCCGCTCTGGGCAACTGCCCCACTCCACTACGACGTCGAGCTTATCTCGATCTAAGTGCTCGATGCACGCTTTGCCCCGCGGGCCATTTTCAAGACCGACGTCAAAGCGATCTCCTCGGTTCATCTTCAAAACTTTGCGCACATGCTCATACTCGCGCGAACCCGACGCAAAGGACTGCCTAGAGTCGCGATTGCGAAACAATAACAAGTTCATGAGTAAATACAGGTCTTAGGAACTTCGACTCGCCAGCAAGGCGTCGACATCTCCTGACTCCATAGCATGCAACTTCAAGTAGATGCGCGCCGTGGCCATCGTTTTACCTGGAGTAGATTCTAGAGCTTCAAGAGTAGTCGCAAAGCGACGGATGGTCGGCTGGAGAAACAGTGTCTTCAATGGTACCTCACGCATGAAAATCTCCTGAACTTTCCATAGTATCCGTGTCGCCATCAGTGAGTGTCCTCCGATTTCAAAAAAATTGGCCTCTACTGAGGTCTGTTCACAGCTCAAAACATCCGACCAGATAGATTCGATGACTCTCTCAAGGTCATTTGTCGGTGGAACTAAAACGCTTTCATTACTGACGCTGCGCTCGTTCCAAAGAGCGATCAGGCCACCGCGGTCGATCTTGTTATGTCGGTTTAATTTAAACTCCTTCACTTCGACCCAAGCGGAAGGAATCATATAATCGGGAAGCGATTGAGCTAGTGCCTGAACCAGCGCCTCTTTATCCAGATTAGTATCGGGTTCGGTCTGAACAAAGACGACCAGACGCTTGCTACCATTCCCTTCGTCTATGGCTAGAGTAACCGCCTCTCTCACAGAGTTATCCGCTCGCAAGGTATTATCGATCTCGCCCAGCTCGATGCGAAAACCGCGCACTTTGACTTGGTTGTCCTTGCGTCCTAAAAATTCCAGGGTGCCGTCCTCGCACCAGCGCGCCACATCCCCGGAGTCATACATACGCGCGCCGGGATTTGAGGAGAATGGATCCGGCACGAAGCTTTCGGCCATAAGTTCGGGCAAATTCAAATAGCCTCGTGCCCCCCCATCTCCGCCGATGTAAAGCTGGCCAAACACGCCGACAGGCAGCGGATTCATGGATGCATCGAGGATATATGTTGTCGTGTTTGAAATCGGAATCCCAATCGATACCGAATGCCCCACATCCTCCGCGCCCCTCATAGTGTGACAGGCCGCAAAAGTCGTAGTCTCCGTCGGCCCATAGCCATTAATGAGTGCAACACCGGGCTCCCCTTCCAAAAGGCGTCGTGCATGAGGCGCCGAAATGATATCTCCCCCTACCAGCAACTCCTTGAGTCCTCGCAACACCTCAAGGCGCTCGTCAACCATGAGGTTAAACATCGCCGAGGTCAGATACATCGTGGTGATCCCCTGCATTTCGATCATTTCACTGAGCTTTTGAATCGATGGCTTCTCTGGTGGCATGATGACCAGCTGAGCGCCGTTGCAGACCGCGCCCCATATTTCAAACGTGGAGGCGTCGAATGACACGGGCGCTACTTCAAGAATCGTCTGGTGTGGCCCATACTTGAGGTAGTTAGTGTCGCGCACCAACCGCACCACGCCTCTGTGGGGAATCATGATCCCTTTAGGTTTACCAGTAGATCCAGAAGTGAAAGTAACATAGGCCAATCGATCAGGATCGATCGCCTGTGGCTTAAAGTCTGATGAGACCTTTAAATCCTTACTCCAATCCAACTCAGTCAGCCCATGTCCTCGGTGCTGTCCCAATATTTCAAGCGGTGCATATACCACTTTCACCTTTGCATCCGCAAAGAGCCCATGCAGCCGTTGAGTCGGGTCAGCCTCATCAAAGGGCAAATAATACCCGCCTGCCTTTATCACTCCGAGCAGGCCGACTATCATTGGAATGGACCGGCGCGCGCAGACTGCAACACCCATATCGGGAGTTATACCAATGCTCTGAAAATAGGCTGCCCATTCATTCGAGATAACATCCAATTCGCGGTAGCTCATCTGCTCAGTCTCTGTCTTCAGCGCGATGGCATCGGGATAAGCCATCGCCATCTCTCCAAACAAATCTGCCAGACTACTCGAACTAGGGTATGATGTGTTAGTCCGATTCCGTTCACGGACTACGAGATCTAAATCCGTGCCGGTAGCGAATGGCAGCTCACCCTCTTCAGTTTCTGGATTTGAAGAAATGGCGTCAAGCAACAAACAAAAACCCTTGAGAAACCGATCCACAGTCGAGGGATTAAAAAGCGCCGTCGCAAACTCAACTTCGAGCCGTAAACCCGAATCTAGGCGTTCCGCCATCAGGGTAAAATCGAATCGCGCTGTGTGGGTCGGCGTATCCACCCGTCGCATCTGTATATCTCCTAAATCGATTTGGTCGCGGTATGAAGTCAGGAGGGAGAAGCAGACCTGGAAAAGTGGATTAATTCCCATGTCGCGCTCTGGAGCCAAGACCTCAACCAACTTCTCGAAAGGGACACTTTGATGGTCCTGAGACGCACGCACCTCGGCCCCTGTGGCGTTCAATAAATCGTTGAAGCGCATACGAGCGTGTGGCTGCGCTCTATAAACAACCGTGTTGGTGAAAAAACCGACTAATTCTTCGATCTCCTTTAGGGGGCGATTGGCCACCGGACAACCGACTGCGAAGTCCCCCTGCCCAGTCATTCGGAAGAGGATGGCATTGAAAGCCGCCAAGAGCACACTGAACAACGTATTGCCCGTTTCGCGTGCAAGAGTGTCCAGTCGCTCAGCGGTACTTTCCTCGAGAACGCGCTTCACTGTTGCTCCACTAAAATCCTGCTGGCTCGGCCGAGGATAGTCGTTCGGCATCGTCAATACCGGAGTGCCCGAAAGTCTCTCTTTCCAATATTCCATGGAACGTTGAAAGTCCTCTGACTCTGTCCAAGTGCGCTGCCAGCAAGCGAAATCAGCGTATTGCCAACTGAGTTCCGGAAGCTGCGAATCTCGACCTATGCGATAAGCCGAAACAAAGTCTTGGATCAGGACACCAGAAGACCAGTCGTCCGTTACCGCATGATGCAGAACAAGAAGGAATATCGCGTTTCCGTCTTCTCTGTGGACAAGTGAAGCTCTCACCAAAGCGTCTCGCTCAAGAGCAAAGGGTGTATCAATCTGTTTGTTCAGAATTGAGGTATAGTCGTCATCATCATCACAGGTGAACTCGTTCAGCTCGATAGATACCTCAGGACGGATGACTTGAATACCTGCGCCATCCTTTGATGCAAAGTGGGTGCGTAGAGATTCGTGCCTCTGAATGACCGCATTGAGGGCTGATTGAAGAGCACTCACGTCAGCATCACCCTCTATCTCCATCGCAGCGACGACATGATATGCTGTCGAAGACTCAGGCTCTAGCTGTGAGAGAAACCAAACACGCTCCTGGGCAAAAGACATCGGTAAAGAGCCCGAACGATCAGCCTTGGGAAGCGCCTCAGAGCTCGTAGGTTTCGCTAGAAAATCAATAATTCTGTCTCTGTTCGCCTTGATGCGTCCCAAGAGCTCGGGATCAAGGTATCCCGGTGGAGCCTGTAGCTTGAGCTTTCCCTCCTTCAAGCTAAGCGATGCACCCTGGGCACTTAACTCGTTTATCAGGGCAAGTAGATTGGCAGAATCCATGTGGTATTCAGCTAATTATGGGCTCGAAAGAAGCGAAACTTTTCGCTCGCAAGACAAAGATGTTTTGAAGTGACCTCACAGTAAGATTTTCAGTTGTATCTCCTTTCTCGCGGCATTTCTCCGGCAGTCGTCACCTATACAACATCAGTAGTCCAACGAAACTTTAATTGCTTTCGAATGGCTTACTAGAGTGACACTGCTGCGATCCATGATTGGAATTTGTATCTATGCTTAAAATGCTGATCGTCATCTGCACCACCTCGGGGCTGCTCATAGAATGCCCTCCGGTTTTGGGACAGATTTACGAGGAATCTCCAATGCGTTATTCGCGTCGTCGAGCAAACGGGGCAATCACAGATTGGGAATATGCCATTCAACGGGGCAATGTAGAATTTAATGCGACAACGCATGAGGAAGCACGCGACGCTGTTTTAGAGCGCCTGGGAGTCGACCCGGCATCGCAAATTCTGGTTT belongs to Opitutales bacterium and includes:
- a CDS encoding M15 family metallopeptidase; the protein is MKNDLIIISDERVKKMPVLDCGDPIVLLNNKVTDLHYGNSKIFVRRRVFNLLVEAQTRLPPHYKLCIIEGHRPLELQTEYFQNHLANIRSLNPHLDERDSYDEASKFVAPPDVAPHATGGAIDVTILDSDNRQIEMGTRVDDEPSRVEYATYTYANNISHEAKRNRKILVDAMEGAGFINYPTEWWHWSYGDKYWAFLTKQKNAIFDFTDPQPLHNKDLSTIGRARRRSH
- a CDS encoding putative toxin-antitoxin system toxin component, PIN family is translated as MWCQEVIVVDTNVIYSALRSSLGASYILLDSISEGKVDYAVSAALVFEYEDVLKRPSNGLVFTDFEIDEFLDSIISLSHRFSPYFLWRPFLKDRKDDMVLELATVSNSEFIVTFNIKDFTGSKNLGVTAITPYEFIRKEKLL
- a CDS encoding toxin-antitoxin system HicB family antitoxin: MSSLSLRLPDSLHRHIKEFSEREGVSINQFISTAVAEKMSALSTESYLEERAKRGNGAKLKKLLQKVPSAEPEKEDRIN
- a CDS encoding 16S rRNA (uracil(1498)-N(3))-methyltransferase, translating into MNLLLFRNRDSRQSFASGSREYEHVRKVLKMNRGDRFDVGLENGPRGKACIEHLDRDKLDVVVEWGSCPERPRSVTALLGLSRPQTVQKQLNNLATLGVSRMLFFQSDRGEKSYAMSKLWTDNQWQRHVRDGIEQAFCTYLPEVILVDSLEMALAQVSDNTGAVLDNYEAEIPLKAYPWSNIPVFAIGSERGWTIRERDIFRDAGWKLVHLGERVLRCETASSLAAAHALGLI
- a CDS encoding amino acid adenylation domain-containing protein, giving the protein MDSANLLALINELSAQGASLSLKEGKLKLQAPPGYLDPELLGRIKANRDRIIDFLAKPTSSEALPKADRSGSLPMSFAQERVWFLSQLEPESSTAYHVVAAMEIEGDADVSALQSALNAVIQRHESLRTHFASKDGAGIQVIRPEVSIELNEFTCDDDDDYTSILNKQIDTPFALERDALVRASLVHREDGNAIFLLVLHHAVTDDWSSGVLIQDFVSAYRIGRDSQLPELSWQYADFACWQRTWTESEDFQRSMEYWKERLSGTPVLTMPNDYPRPSQQDFSGATVKRVLEESTAERLDTLARETGNTLFSVLLAAFNAILFRMTGQGDFAVGCPVANRPLKEIEELVGFFTNTVVYRAQPHARMRFNDLLNATGAEVRASQDHQSVPFEKLVEVLAPERDMGINPLFQVCFSLLTSYRDQIDLGDIQMRRVDTPTHTARFDFTLMAERLDSGLRLEVEFATALFNPSTVDRFLKGFCLLLDAISSNPETEEGELPFATGTDLDLVVRERNRTNTSYPSSSSLADLFGEMAMAYPDAIALKTETEQMSYRELDVISNEWAAYFQSIGITPDMGVAVCARRSIPMIVGLLGVIKAGGYYLPFDEADPTQRLHGLFADAKVKVVYAPLEILGQHRGHGLTELDWSKDLKVSSDFKPQAIDPDRLAYVTFTSGSTGKPKGIMIPHRGVVRLVRDTNYLKYGPHQTILEVAPVSFDASTFEIWGAVCNGAQLVIMPPEKPSIQKLSEMIEMQGITTMYLTSAMFNLMVDERLEVLRGLKELLVGGDIISAPHARRLLEGEPGVALINGYGPTETTTFAACHTMRGAEDVGHSVSIGIPISNTTTYILDASMNPLPVGVFGQLYIGGDGGARGYLNLPELMAESFVPDPFSSNPGARMYDSGDVARWCEDGTLEFLGRKDNQVKVRGFRIELGEIDNTLRADNSVREAVTLAIDEGNGSKRLVVFVQTEPDTNLDKEALVQALAQSLPDYMIPSAWVEVKEFKLNRHNKIDRGGLIALWNERSVSNESVLVPPTNDLERVIESIWSDVLSCEQTSVEANFFEIGGHSLMATRILWKVQEIFMREVPLKTLFLQPTIRRFATTLEALESTPGKTMATARIYLKLHAMESGDVDALLASRSS